CCTCACCATTCCTCACCGCATCGATCGCATCCTCGAACGCAAAACAGGGCAAGGGCTGGCAATCAGGCGCATATCCCAACGCGGCGAGGTGCGAATTGGCGCCCGGCGCACCCTGAAAGGACACGGCACGGGCCGGATCGGCGGCGGCCTTCGCGGCCATTTCCGCGACCAGAACGCGGGCGGGGGCGGGATAGTTTTCCATGGATGAGAAGCGCGCTTATTCACTCCATCGCGCCCGCGCAAGCATCCATGAACATGCAACCCCGCGAAAAGCAGGCCACTTCCCGTCATTCCAACGCTTGCGCGTTCGCGTTTGCGCCATTATGGCATCCCACCGAGAGGGGACGCGAACACAAGCGCCCAGAACAGATCCAGGGGAATCCGAGCGAATGGGCGATCGTTTCAACACCGCTGCTGGTTGGGCTTTGTTCGCAGGTATCGTCGCGCTGGGCGGCGCGATCGTCAGTTCCAAATTCTTCCATGAAGAACGGCCCGAGAAGATGGGCTACACCATCGAAGGCGTCGAAGCCGAGGGCGCGGGCGCCGCGGCCGCCGGCCCCGGCCTCAACACCCTGCTCGCCAGCGCCGACGTCGCGGCGGGTGAGAAGGTGTTCGCCAAGTGCGCCGCCTGCCACACCGCCAATCAGGGTGGCGCCAACGGCATCGGCCCGAATCTTTACGCCACGGTTGGCGAGGGTATCGGTCAGGGCAAGGGCGGTTTCGCCTTCTCCGACGCGCTCAAGAGCAAGGGCGGCAACTGGACCT
This region of Sphingobium sp. EM0848 genomic DNA includes:
- a CDS encoding cytochrome c family protein, with protein sequence MGDRFNTAAGWALFAGIVALGGAIVSSKFFHEERPEKMGYTIEGVEAEGAGAAAAGPGLNTLLASADVAAGEKVFAKCAACHTANQGGANGIGPNLYATVGEGIGQGKGGFAFSDALKSKGGNWTFEALDHWLTSPREFAPGTKMTFAGLGNPADRANLIAWLNKQGSNLPLPAADAAPAAAGGDNVAAANASANAAEAPAANAATGK